From a single Pasteurella atlantica genomic region:
- the rplN gene encoding 50S ribosomal protein L14 yields the protein MIQEQTMLDVADNSGARRVMCIKVLGGSHRRYAAVGDIIKITVKEAIPRGKVKKGDVLKAVVVRTKKGVRRPDGAVIRFDGNACVVLNNTTEQPVGTRIFGPVTRELRSEKFMKIISLAPEVL from the coding sequence ATGATCCAAGAACAGACTATGCTTGATGTTGCTGATAATTCAGGAGCTCGCCGCGTAATGTGTATCAAGGTTCTAGGTGGATCGCACCGTCGTTACGCTGCAGTAGGTGACATCATTAAAATTACCGTAAAAGAAGCAATTCCTCGTGGTAAAGTAAAAAAAGGTGATGTGTTAAAAGCAGTTGTGGTGCGCACCAAGAAGGGTGTTCGTCGCCCAGATGGAGCAGTTATTCGCTTCGATGGTAATGCTTGTGTAGTATTAAACAATACAACTGAGCAACCTGTCGGTACTCGTATTTTTGGTCCTGTGACTCGTGAACTTCGTTCTGAGAAGTTTATGAAGATCATCTCTTTAGCACCAGAAGTACTGTAA
- the rpsQ gene encoding 30S ribosomal protein S17, translating into MTDKIRTVQGKVVGDKMDKSFTIAIERTVKHPLYGKFMRRTTKLHVHDENNEAKVGDLVEIKECRPLSKTKSWTLVRVVEKAVIVD; encoded by the coding sequence ATGACTGATAAAATTCGTACAGTACAAGGTAAAGTAGTTGGCGATAAAATGGATAAATCATTCACAATCGCAATTGAACGTACCGTAAAACATCCATTATATGGTAAGTTTATGCGTCGTACTACAAAACTTCACGTACACGATGAAAATAACGAAGCAAAAGTAGGTGATTTAGTTGAAATTAAAGAGTGTCGTCCACTCTCTAAAACTAAATCTTGGACTTTAGTTCGTGTAGTTGAGAAAGCAGTTATTGTTGACTAA